A stretch of the Panicum virgatum strain AP13 chromosome 9N, P.virgatum_v5, whole genome shotgun sequence genome encodes the following:
- the LOC120690260 gene encoding beta-selinene synthase-like yields MTTPGEWVLDEAISFCRRHLESMRGELASPLAEQVSRALDIPLPRLPKRLETVRYIVEWWKEVYGDVKLSYARDRLVENYFWTCGVFHEEYSRARMLFAKTFGMLSLMDDTYDVYATLEECHVLNEAIQRWDESAVSTLPEYMKKFYINLLKTFQECEDSLQPDEKYRVSYAKKAFQLSSKYYLDEAKWSSEKYAPSFEEHVEVSVMSSGFPTLAVVLLMGAGDLATREAFEWAIGVPAVVSASGEVARFLNDIASYRKGKNKKDALSSVECYARERGVSGEEAAAAIAGMAENAWRMINRSCMEVGGALLPAARLVVNLTKTLEVIYLGGRDAYTFAGDLRDLVVSLFLNGPAI; encoded by the exons ATGACGACGCCCGGCGAGTGGGTCCTGGACGAGGCCATCTCCTTCTGCAGGCGCCACCTCGAGTCCATGAGAGGCGAGCTCGCGTCGCCCCTCGCGGAGCAGGTGTCCCGTGCCCTCGACATCCCTCTCCCGCGGCTCCCCAAGCGGCTGGAGACGGTGCGCTACATCGTCGA GTGGTGGAAGGAGGTTTATGGGGATGTGAAGCTGAGTTACGCCCGAGACCGCCTGGTGGAGAACTACTTCTGGACCTGTGGGGTGTTCCATGAGGAGTACTCCCGTGCAAGGATGCTGTTTGCCAAGACGTTCGGAATGCTGTCACTGATGGATGATACTTACGATGTGTATGCTACGCTAGAGGAGTGCCACGTACTCAACGAAGCCATACAAAG ATGGGATGAAAGTGCTGTTTCTACTCTCCCGGAATACATGAAGAAGTTCTACATCAATCTTCTCAAGACCTTTCAAGAGTGCGAGGATAGCTTGCAGCCTGATGAGAAGTACCGTGTCTCCTATGCAAAGAAAGCG TTTCAGCTGTCATCCAAGTACTATCTGGACGAGGCCAAGTGGTCCAGTGAGAAGTACGCTCCGAGCTTCGAGGAGCACGTGGAGGTGTCGGTCATGTCGTCTGGCTTCCCGACGCTAGCCGTGGTGCTGCTCATGGGCGCCGGCGACCTGGCGACACGGGAGGCCTTCGAGTGGGCGATCGGCGTGCCCGCCGTGGTCAGCGCCAGCGGGGAGGTCGCCCGTTTCCTCAACGACATCGCGTCGTACAGGAAGgggaagaacaagaaggacGCGTTGAGCTCGGTGGAGTGCTACGCCAGGGAGCGCGGCGTGTccggggaggaggccgcggcggcgatcgcCGGCATGGCCGAGAACGCGTGGCGGATGATCAACCGCTCGTGCATGGAGGTGGGCGGCGCGCTGCTGCCGGCCGCGCGGCTGGTGGTGAATCTGACCAAGACGCTCGAGGTCATATACCTCGGCGGTAGGGACGCCTACACCTTCGCCGGCGACCTCAGGGACCTCGTCGTCTCCCTCTTCCTCAACGGCCCTGCTATCTAA
- the LOC120690261 gene encoding SH3 domain-containing protein C23A1.17-like: MEGMVVESLSKILESPSHVSASQWFCQLPVSSIRSISDVRPTPTSSPHRTASYPAARAPHPPTPPRLRRLPFPSALPILSPGRALASRAAACRSSQLRRHPPPLLCPPHAAVEGRTRLSPIPRPAIALRCHRRRSRPAPQQHRSVLPRPSWSTHGAADKSPLHSRASGLPSPSTPRPELYARPAPPPSRLPTVVANSPREFDIPPRRRSAIYAPQADLRARGRQHSSFGLPRPLLLTLRTELRVQGHVQPPPRLPIDARRCQPRPLTGSPGDASGAAVDGCCFSTTICVLVAHGCLGAEQWC, encoded by the coding sequence atggagGGAATGGTTGTAGAAAGCCTAAGTAAAATTCTGGAGTCACCCTCCCATGTTTCTGCCTCCCAATGGTTCTGCCAACTCCCCGTCTCATCCATCCGATCGATATCTGACGTCCGCCCCACACCCACCTCCTCCCCGCACCGCACCGCTTCCTACCCTGCGGCCCGCGCCCCACACCCACCCACTCCTCCGAGGCTCCGACGGCTCCCCTTCCCCTCGGCCCTCCCCATCCTCTCGCCCGGCCGCGCTCTagccagccgcgccgccgcctgccgctctagccagctgcgccgccaccctccaCCCCTGCTCTGTCCCCCGCACGCCGCCGTTGAGGGCCGGACACGCCTCTCCCCCATCCCGCGTCCGGCCATCGCTCTCCGGTgtcaccgccgccggagccgccctGCCCCGCAGCAGCATCGCTCCGTCCTCCCCCGCCCTTCGTGGTCGACACACGGCGCTGCGGACAAATCTCCGCTGCACTCGCGGGCCTCCGGCCTCCCCAGCCCGTCGACGCCGCGGCCGGAACTCTACGCGCGGCCGGCTCCGCCTCCCTCTCGCTTGCCGACGGTGGTCGCCAACTCTCCGCGCGAGTTCGATATCCCACCGCGCCGGCGCTCCGCCATCTACGCGCCGCAGGCAGATCTTCGTGCGCGCGGGAGGCAGCACAGCTCCTTTGGACTCCCCCGCCCATTGCTGCTGACGCTGCGGACGGAACTCCGCGTGCAGGGACACGTCCAGCCTCCCCCACGCCTCCCAATTGACGCACGGCGCTGCCAGCCTCGCCCTCTCACCGGCTCTCCAGGTGATGCTAGCGGAGCCGCCGTTGATGGCTGTTGTTTCAGCACGACCATATGTGTGCTCGTAGCACATGGCTGCTTGGGTGCTGAGCAATGGTGCTGA